In a genomic window of Chryseobacterium sp. G0162:
- a CDS encoding sensor histidine kinase, which yields MKFYRLTLVASCLLTLVMLFLVVIFDSLKDIYYETPLFKTGLLICIVLIFIINCVVLELLFNYYGRKQVKGLSGILPQEMVNDNDENITIKELGERFSDLNQQRATEIDMMKEMESYRKEYIGNVSHELKTPLFSIQGYVETLRDGGVDNLTIRDKYLERIDKSVERLIAIVTDLDMINRLEAGEINLTVSKFDVNLLIKEIFDLLEFEAEKHNTTLQIQTLHPQILVEADKQKISQVFINLISNAIHYANRQEAKVIVKTSILRNKVLIEVIDNGMGIKSEILPRIFERFYRVETSRSRREGGSGLGLAIVKHILEAHNENITVESVYLEGTKFSFMLEKSK from the coding sequence TTGAAATTTTACAGGCTTACACTTGTTGCCTCTTGTCTGCTGACATTGGTAATGCTTTTCTTAGTGGTCATTTTCGACTCACTTAAAGATATTTATTATGAGACCCCTTTATTTAAGACGGGTCTTTTAATCTGTATTGTGCTTATCTTTATTATCAATTGCGTCGTATTGGAGCTTCTTTTCAATTATTACGGAAGAAAGCAGGTGAAAGGGCTTTCCGGGATACTTCCGCAGGAAATGGTGAATGATAATGATGAGAATATCACCATTAAAGAATTGGGAGAACGATTTTCAGACCTTAATCAGCAGAGAGCTACTGAAATTGATATGATGAAGGAAATGGAAAGCTACCGTAAAGAATATATCGGTAATGTTTCCCATGAACTTAAAACACCTTTGTTTTCTATCCAGGGCTACGTAGAAACCCTAAGAGACGGTGGAGTGGATAACCTGACCATTCGTGATAAATATCTTGAAAGAATCGATAAATCTGTGGAAAGGCTTATTGCCATTGTTACTGATCTTGATATGATCAACAGACTCGAAGCCGGGGAGATTAATCTTACCGTTTCCAAATTTGATGTGAATCTTCTGATCAAGGAAATTTTTGACCTTCTTGAATTTGAAGCTGAAAAACATAATACCACATTACAGATCCAGACTTTGCATCCACAAATCTTGGTGGAGGCTGATAAACAGAAAATTTCACAGGTCTTTATCAACCTTATTTCAAATGCCATTCACTATGCCAACAGACAGGAAGCAAAAGTGATTGTAAAAACAAGTATTTTAAGAAATAAAGTACTGATTGAAGTTATTGATAACGGAATGGGAATCAAGTCTGAAATTCTTCCAAGAATCTTCGAGCGTTTCTATCGTGTAGAAACCAGCAGAAGCAGAAGAGAGGGCGGTTCCGGATTAGGACTGGCCATCGTAAAGCATATCCTTGAGGCTCATAACGAAAACATTACCGTAGAAAGTGTTTATCTTGAAGGAACGAAGTTCAGTTTTATGCTAGAAAAAAGTAAATAA
- a CDS encoding IS1096 element passenger TnpR family protein, which produces MVYKVRVILDAKEDIFRDIEVKGKQTLWNLHLGIKSAFNLQGEELSAFNLLESDGTIVKSVPLEDMSDDGDGEIMSDVYIDEAFENVGDKAQFQYGLLDLWEFYCELVEIIDEKKGVTYPITVFRFGNVPLKAPSKSGNAGGSKKKSAMPLMEDDFSFEDDFGAGGNFSDEDDSFDDDEEEDYNDDIFDDEDDNDEER; this is translated from the coding sequence ATGGTTTACAAAGTCCGCGTAATATTAGATGCGAAAGAGGATATTTTCCGTGATATTGAAGTTAAAGGAAAACAAACATTATGGAATTTACATTTAGGAATTAAAAGTGCGTTCAATCTGCAAGGAGAAGAACTTTCTGCTTTTAATCTGTTAGAGAGTGATGGAACAATCGTAAAAAGTGTCCCACTCGAAGATATGAGTGATGATGGTGATGGGGAGATTATGTCAGATGTATATATTGATGAAGCTTTTGAAAATGTAGGAGACAAAGCACAGTTTCAATATGGACTTCTTGATCTTTGGGAGTTTTATTGTGAACTTGTAGAAATCATTGACGAGAAGAAAGGAGTTACCTATCCTATTACCGTTTTCAGATTTGGAAATGTTCCTTTGAAAGCGCCTAGCAAAAGCGGAAACGCTGGAGGATCTAAAAAGAAATCAGCCATGCCTCTTATGGAGGATGATTTTAGCTTTGAGGATGATTTTGGGGCTGGAGGAAACTTCTCAGATGAAGATGACAGCTTCGATGATGATGAGGAAGAAGACTACAACGATGACATCTTTGATGATGAAGATGATAACGATGAAGAAAGATAA
- a CDS encoding response regulator has translation MSKKILLIDDELDILEILSYNLEKEGYEIYTATNGNEGIEKAKEIIPDLILLDVMMPEKDGIETCQELRKVKELQKTLIVFLSARSEEFSQLAGFQAGANDYVVKLIKPKILISKVNALLKLTSQVSDNAKLIEIGDLVIDKDNFRVSKSGQQFLLPKKEFDLLYLLASNTEKVFKREEILEKVWGNDVIVGERTIDVHIRRLREKLGINTIQTLKGIGYKLIV, from the coding sequence ATGAGCAAAAAAATTCTTTTAATAGACGACGAACTGGACATTTTAGAGATTCTATCTTACAACCTTGAAAAGGAAGGATATGAAATCTATACTGCTACCAATGGTAATGAGGGAATAGAAAAAGCTAAGGAAATAATTCCTGATCTTATTCTACTGGACGTAATGATGCCAGAAAAAGATGGTATTGAAACTTGTCAGGAACTTCGTAAAGTGAAAGAACTCCAAAAGACACTTATTGTTTTCCTTTCTGCAAGAAGCGAAGAGTTTTCTCAGTTAGCAGGCTTCCAGGCAGGAGCTAATGATTATGTTGTAAAACTGATCAAACCGAAAATTTTAATTTCTAAAGTAAACGCTTTATTGAAACTAACCTCTCAGGTTTCTGACAATGCCAAGCTGATCGAAATCGGTGATCTTGTGATTGATAAAGATAACTTCAGAGTTTCCAAAAGCGGACAGCAGTTTCTTCTTCCTAAAAAGGAATTTGACTTACTTTACCTTTTGGCTTCTAACACTGAAAAGGTTTTCAAAAGAGAAGAAATTCTTGAAAAAGTTTGGGGTAATGATGTGATCGTAGGAGAAAGAACTATTGATGTTCACATCAGAAGATTGAGAGAAAAATTGGGCATTAATACCATTCAGACTTTAAAAGGAATTGGATATAAACTAATTGTTTAA
- a CDS encoding alpha-amylase family glycosyl hydrolase translates to MKKLILLAVIGLGIVSCTTQKNTGKMTELPKEWKHTTNIYEVNIRQYTQEGTFKAFAKEMPRLKAMGVKTLWFMPITPIAQQNKKGSMGSPYAAADYTSINPEFGTMEDFKAMVNEAHRLGFKVIIDWVANHTGWDHVWTKTHPEFYLKDPDGKFHIASGMDDIIELDYKNQEMRQAMIDAMKFWITETDIDGFRCDLASWVEVDFWQQARPEVEKVKPLFWLGEFDELESPEYGKVFDASYSWKWMHKSADYYKKNEPLQELKDLLVQYSNIGDNSMRAWFTANHDENSWNGTEYEKYAVITKPMAVFSATWNGIPLLYSGQELPNMKRLEFFEKDPIKWTKTYQVADFYKTLLNLKTFNPALRGGDPNVTTYLLNTTANDKILAYVRKNGKDEVLVVLNMSKEPVNFTIEDGNISGTFRNVFEKTKRNFDEGKDFNFKVSDYAVFEK, encoded by the coding sequence ATGAAGAAATTAATTTTATTAGCCGTAATTGGTCTGGGAATTGTTTCCTGTACCACTCAAAAAAATACTGGGAAGATGACAGAACTGCCAAAAGAATGGAAACATACTACTAATATCTACGAAGTAAATATCAGACAATATACTCAGGAAGGAACTTTTAAAGCATTCGCAAAAGAAATGCCCCGACTGAAAGCAATGGGAGTAAAAACGCTCTGGTTTATGCCAATTACCCCAATTGCTCAGCAAAATAAAAAAGGAAGCATGGGGAGCCCTTATGCAGCAGCAGATTATACTTCCATTAATCCTGAATTCGGGACAATGGAGGATTTTAAAGCGATGGTGAATGAAGCACACAGACTTGGATTTAAAGTTATTATTGACTGGGTTGCCAATCATACAGGTTGGGATCATGTCTGGACCAAAACCCATCCTGAATTTTATCTGAAAGATCCGGACGGGAAATTCCATATTGCTTCCGGAATGGATGATATCATTGAACTGGATTATAAAAATCAGGAAATGCGCCAGGCAATGATTGATGCAATGAAATTCTGGATAACAGAAACGGATATTGATGGTTTCAGATGTGACTTAGCTTCATGGGTAGAAGTTGATTTCTGGCAGCAGGCACGTCCGGAAGTTGAAAAGGTAAAGCCTCTTTTCTGGTTAGGAGAATTTGATGAGCTGGAAAGCCCTGAATACGGAAAAGTTTTCGATGCAAGCTATTCCTGGAAATGGATGCACAAATCTGCTGATTATTATAAAAAGAATGAACCGCTTCAGGAGCTTAAGGACTTATTGGTGCAGTATTCCAATATTGGAGACAACTCAATGAGAGCCTGGTTCACAGCGAATCATGATGAGAATTCTTGGAACGGCACAGAATATGAAAAATATGCAGTCATTACAAAACCAATGGCGGTATTCTCAGCCACATGGAACGGTATTCCATTGCTGTACTCAGGTCAGGAACTTCCCAATATGAAAAGGCTCGAGTTTTTTGAGAAAGATCCTATTAAATGGACCAAAACCTATCAGGTTGCTGATTTCTATAAAACATTATTGAATTTAAAGACTTTCAACCCTGCTTTGAGAGGTGGTGATCCGAATGTGACCACTTATTTGCTGAATACCACTGCTAATGACAAGATCTTAGCATACGTAAGAAAAAATGGAAAAGATGAAGTGCTGGTTGTTTTAAACATGTCAAAAGAGCCTGTAAACTTTACGATTGAAGATGGGAATATTTCAGGAACATTCAGAAATGTATTTGAAAAAACAAAAAGAAACTTCGATGAAGGCAAAGACTTTAATTTCAAAGTTTCAGACTACGCCGTATTTGAAAAATAA